A window of Octopus sinensis linkage group LG29, ASM634580v1, whole genome shotgun sequence contains these coding sequences:
- the LOC115226053 gene encoding integumentary mucin A.1 translates to MIHNIFCACLSTGVSGNGYQPFSSYCPDGYVKVRNCTFLGRFIVNLCYKLPPTTTSKPLPSTQPSTLQSTLQSILATTTPTTEPTTTVTTTQPTTTVTTTQPTTTQPTTTVTTTQPTTTQPTTTVTTTQPTTTQPTTTVTTTQPTTTIPTTQPTTTVATTQTTTTAPTTPPQPRGCGRYPVQAFMMGSSRATQCQPWLGYSAYKDTYMNNAILIGEDTVLSIQPFFKKGYRLNYYFGKKQGASVTGSKLEVDKENEREVMVHHLY, encoded by the exons ATGATACATAATATCTTTTGCGCATGTCTTTCGACAGGTGTCTCTGGCAACGGTTATCAACCTTTCTCATCTTACTGTCCAGATGGCTACGTGAAAGTAAGGAACTGTACATTTCTTGGAAGATTTATTGTGAATCTATGTTATAagctaccaccaacaacaacatcgaaacctTTACCGTCGACTCAGCCAAGCACTCTACAAAGCACTCTTCAATCTATTCTAGCAACCACCACGCCAACAACAGAACCTACAACCACAGTAACAACCACCCAACCTACAACCACAGTAACAACCACCCAACCTACTACCACCCAACCTACAACTACAGTAACAACCACCCAACCTACAACCACCCAACCTACAACTACAGTAACAACCACCCAACCTACAACCACCCAACCTACAACTACAGTAACAACCACCCAACCTACTACCACAATCCCAACAACTCAGCCTACCACCACAGTAGCAACCACCCAAACTACAACCACAGCCCCGACGACACCTCCTCAGCCAAGAG GTTGCGGCCGATATCCAGTGCAAGCTTTTATGATGGGATCCAGCCGTGCCACCCAGTGCCAACCATGGCTTGGCTATTCTGCCTATAAGGATACGTATATGAACAATGCCATCCTAATAGGGGAGGACACTGTATTGTCAATACAGCCATTTTTTAA AAAAGGATATCGGCTAAATTATTACTTTGGAAAGAAACAGGGCGCAAGTGTAACAGGAAGTAAATTGGAagtagataaagaaaatgaacgaGAGGTTATG